The nucleotide sequence TCATGAACTTCTTGGGCAAAATTTCCCCAAGCGATGACTCTTAACGTGGAAGGAGGATCGATCTCCCGCAGTGCTGGAAACTGAACTAACATTTCTGTTAGGGCGAGTTGACTATCAGAGGTATAACGCAGTTGGGGATCTTGAATAATCTCCGCCATCAAAATAATACTGTTCATGGTTAAGCAACAAATTCTAGTACAAGGTTAAACACTCCCAGGGAGTTGAGTTTTTTTTGATCATGACATTTTTAGTCTAATCTTTAAACTCTTTTTTTGTTAATTTTGAATGTCAAACGTCGTCTGGGTGTTCCATCCCTTGGGATTGATTCACAAACTCATGGACTAAATTGCGATATTCTCGCAAGGTTGTATCAACCCAATCGCGATCAACACTATTGGCAAAAATGTGAACGAGAGGTTCTCCAGCATCAGGTAAAATCAACACCCAGTTATCATCTTGGTAATTAATTAATTTGACTCCATCAATTAATTCTAGGTTTTCTGGGGAATGAGTTTCAACTAAATGTCGCATCAATCCGCCTTTAATTGTCCAGGGACAACGCACGGTAAACCGACGATGGACAACATGGGGTAAATCTGCCCGCACTTGGGTGAGCGATCGCTCTTGGGTGGTTAACATTTCTATAATTTTAGCAATAGAAAACATGGCATCAAACCCCGGATGCAGTTGGGGGAAAATAAACCCCATATCTCCACTTCCGCCTAAAACTACATTCGGGTTGCGGTGACAGGCTTCCATTAAAGCCGTCGGGTTGGCTTTGGTGCGAATGACTTTGGCATCATAACGGCGGGCTATTTGTTCAATGGCGGCGGAAGTATGAACTGGAACTACAACGGTACTGCGGGGATGGGAGGTTAACACCATATTCACCATCAACGAGGTTAAGATTTCTCCCCGAATGGGACTTCCGGTTTCATCGACTAACATAAATTGTTCGCCATTGGCATAGACTTGCGCCCCGAAATTAGCGCGTAAGGCTTCAACGACTCGCCCTAATTGATCGAGTAAATTTTCTCGTTCAGGAACGGATAAAGCGGTATGATTTAAGCTGGCATTTAAGACCACCGCATCACAGCCAAATTTGGCTAAAAGTTGCGGTAAAATTGCCCCAGAAACGGCATAAACATAATCTATAACAACTTTAGCATTACTGTAGCGTAACACTTCGGGATTGATATGTTTTCCAAAGCTGATACTATAAATATCAAGTAAATCAATGGTATAACTGACGTTACCAATTTCAGGAATTTGCGCCCGTCGTAAATCTTCTTTAAAATAAGCTCCTTCAATTTTCTTTTCTTTGGCTTTGGTAATATTAATTCCTTTATGATCTAAAAATTCAATTAATAGATAATCTGCCCGTTCGGGAGAAAGTCGGACGTGAATTCCCCCGGCAACTTTTAACGACGGAATGGCCGTGCGGGTAATCGGAATCGCAGTCGCATCTAAGTTAATAATATCGATGCCAACGGACATTAAACCTGCCACTAAGGAACGAGTCACCATGCGAGAAATCGGTCGTTGATCTCGCGAAACCGCTACGGTTGAACCGGGTTTTAAGGTTGATCCAAAAGCCGCCCCTAATTTAACAGCAAATTCCGGCGTAATATCAATATTGGCTAATCCTTGTACTCCCCGTTGACCAAATAAATTGCGTTGGGCGGTATTACCCCAAATTAAATTAATATTTAGGGTCGCCCCGGATTCAATTTTTTTACTGGGCCACACCCGCACCCCTGGACTAATTTGGGCTTCTTCCCCTACACTGGATAAGGAACCCACCACCGCCCCTTCGAGAACGTGGGCACGACGGTCTACACGGGCACCTCTGGCGATCACACAAGCTCGTAAATGGGCATCATCCCCAATAATCGCACCATTCCAAATAATCGGCCGTTTAATATTAGCATCGGCGCCGATGGTAACATTATCTCCAATGACGGTTCCGGCTTCAATTTGTGCTCTAGCGCCAATTCGACAATTGCGACCAATCAAAACGGGGGTTTCAATTTGGGCTGTTTCATCAATATAAGTATTTTCTCCCACCCACAACCCCGGAGAGCTTTCTGGGTAGGGAATTTTAAGTTTTACTTTCCCCATTAAGACATCATAATGGGCTTCTCGATAGATATCTAAATGACCAATATCACACCAATAGTTATTGGCAATAAACCCATACATGGGTTCATCTTTTTCTAAGAGTAATGGAAATAAATCTTGAGAAAAATCACATTCTTGATCAAAGGGAAGATAGTCTAAAACTTCCGGTTCTAAGATATAGGTTCCTGTATTCACCGTATCGGAAAAAACTTCACTGGTGGCGGGTTTTTCTAAAAAGCGACGAATGCGTTGATTTTCATCAGTAATCACCACCCCAAATTCCATAGGATTCGGCATTCGTGTTAAAATCAAGGTGGCTTTTGATTGTTTGCGACGATGAAATTCAATGGCGGCAGTTAAATCAAAATCGGTGACACTATCTCCGCTAATGACTAAAAAGGTTTGATCTAAAAGTTCAGCAATATTTTTAACACAGCCTGCGGTTCCCAAGGGTTGATCTTCTTCCACGGCATAGGTGATTTGGACACCTAAATCACTGCCATCATGAAAATATTCTCGCATCACATCAGGAAGATAATGCAATGTGGCAACTATTTCTATAATATTGTGTTCTTTGAGTAAATTAATAATATGTTCAGCAATGGGACGATTGAGTATCGGTACCATCGGCTTAGGCAGATCGCAGGTTAAGGGTCGCAGTCGTGTTCCTGATCCACCTGCCATTAGCACTGCTCGCATATATCCTCCTGACTGATTAAGGCTGATTGATGTTGACTGAAAATAAATTGAAATCGTTGAGATTTCATGGACTCAGATTTTTAATCAAAAAAAAAGCGTCATTCTTGAGATCCTTTCAACGAAATTGATTCTACAGCTTACCGATTTAAGTTTTTAATCGAAAGGCTTTAAAACTATTAAAATGAACAACCCACTTCTTCTAGGATAGCAAATTTCTTATTTCCTGGACAAAAATATTAAAATGATTCTCTATTTTAATCGTTAATTTTTATTAAACGCTTGGGTTTCTCCCCGGCTGAAGTCTCCTGCTTAAAGGTTAATCACGAGATGGGGCAAGCTTTTGATCAAGCTGGAAATGGAGGAAACTGATGCCAGAGGGTTGAGGAGATCAGTTACTCATCGGTGATAAACTACACTTGTCTCGAATCAACTGCTACAATAGATTACCATTAACTTCTGTTTAATCCTTCACAGCAAAATCTTTTGGGTATGAGTTCGATCATTAGCCTATTGCTACTTGTCATTTATGGAGGCGGAATCTGGAAGTTTTGGAGTGGGTTTGAAAAGACCAACTTCAACCGCAGTTTCCAGAATCGTCTGATCCTTTCCTTATTCTGGCCTGTGTTAGTGTTCAATTCCTCCTATCGGAAAAACTTTACCAAAGCCTTAAAAGGCTCAAAATAGAGATAAATCTATAATGAATGACTAAATCTTCTAATCCATCCAATTTTTTTAATTTATCCGTAGGGTCTGACCCCTTGGAAACAGCGATCGCAACCGTTGCCCATCGTTTTAACCGAGAATATCAAGGGGGTGCATTTGACCTCCCCCCAGAAGTAGAAACCCTGGAAATTTTTCGCGATCGCATGGCGGGAACTTTAGCAGAAAAAATCACTTCCCCCTTTTGGGAAATTGCCAAACCTCACAAAAATCAACGCTGTTTAGATATTGGTTGTGGGGTGAGTTTTCTCATCTATCCTTGGCGAGATTGGGAAGCATTATTTTATGGTCAAGAAATTAGTACCGTTGCTAAAGATGCCCTCAATGTTCGGGGGCCACAGTTAAATTCTAAACTGTTTAAAGGAGTAACCTTAGCACCGGGTCATCAATTGCAATATGAAGCTCATCAGTTTGATTTAGCGATCGCAACGGGGTGGAGTTGTTACTATCCTCTGAGTTATTGGGAATTGGTTTTAAAAGAAGTTAAACGAGTGGTTAAACCCGGTGGAGATTTTGTCTTTGATGTGTTAATTCCCGACGCTGAATTATCAGAAGATTGGGCAATTTTAGAAACTTATTTAGGGACAGAAGTGTTTTTAGAACCCTTAGAAAATTGGGAAACAATTATTAAAGCAACAGGGGCTAAACTTTTAAAACGCAAACCCGGAACGTTATTTCAACTTTATAAAATCCGCTTTTAAACGGAATCATGATCATTGACCTGTTGTTAATTGGGGCATTAGGATTTCTAGGAAGTTTTGGTCACTGTTTGGGAATGTGCGGCCCCTTAACCGTTGCCTTTTCCTTTTCCGATGAATCTTTACCGACTCGTAAAATTCCCTTTCAATTTTATCTGTTATTAAATTTAGGTCGAATTCTCAGTTATGCCTTTGTTGGGGCACTGATTGGTGGAGTCGGTTCAGTCTTAATTGCCAGTGGACAAATGGCAGGAATTGGCAGTTTTTTTCGCCAAGGAATTGCCATTTTAACCGGAATATTATTAATTATTTTAGGATTAGCTCAAATTAACCCCACCATCTTTCATCGTTTCCCCATTATTCATCCTTTATCTCCCCAAAATTTGCATCATCACCTGAGTAAACTCATGGTGAATGTTTCCTTACAACAGCATTTTTTTACTCCCCTATTATTAGGATTAATTTGGGGCTTTATTCCCTGTGGCTTTCTCTATACCGCCCAAATTAAAGCCGCAGAAACAGGCAATATTGGCTGGGGAATATTAACGATGTTAGCCTTTGGAATAGGAACCTTCCCAACGATGTTAGGGGTGGGAATATTAACCGAAAAATTCACCGCCGACCGTCGCAGTCAACTGTTTAGACTGGGGGGATGGATTACTTTATTAATTGGAATTTTAACCTTATTAAGAACCGGAAATCATGTTGATTATTCCGGTTATGGCTCCTTAATTTGTTTAATAGTCGCCTTAATTGCTCGTCCTATTAGTCGGTTATGGTCACAACCTTTAAAATATAGACGAGTGTTTGGAGTCGGTGCTTTTGTATTAGCGGTGGTTCATACGGTACAAATGTTAGATCATACTTTTCAATGGAATTTAACCGGGTTTGACTTTATGATCCCTCAACATCAAGGCGGAATTATAGCCGGAGGGTTGGCTTTTGTATTAATGCTTCCTCCCGCTATTACCAGTTTTGATAAAATTCAAAATCAATTAGGCATTGTTTGGCGTAGAATTCATTTATTAGCAGTTCCAGCCTTCATTTTAGCGGTCATTCATACCCTCCTAATTGGGTCAAACTATTTGGGAGGGTTTGAACTCACCCTGATGATTAAAATTAGAGTTGCACTGCTTTTATTGTTAAGTTTAGTGGTATTATTAATTCGCTATCAAACCATTTGGTCATTCTTTGGGTTAAAAAAGTTATATGTTGCACCCCTTAAACAAAAATAAGTTCTTAAAATTATTATTAATTTTGGGAACATTCCTCTCAATTCAACCCCTAGAAACAGTTTTGTTTTTTAACCGAGCGATCGCTCATGAAGTAGAAGTTTCTGGAGATGTAGCCGTTACATTTCATCTTGAACCCAATCATAATCCCCGTGTCGGACAAAAAGCAACAATTTGGTTTGTTTTAACTCGTCGCGGGGGACAAATGATTCCTTTCTCCCAATGTAATTGTCAATTGTCAATTTATCGAGAACCTCGAAAAGCCAATGATCAACCGTTAATGCAGCCTCAACTTAAAGCAATTTCCGCCGAAAAATATCAAGGTATCCCTGGAACTGAGGTGATCTTTCCCAGCGTGGGAATTTATCAATTAGAATTAAAAGGAACTGCCAAAAATAATAATAGTTTTAAGCCGTTTAAAGCCAATTATTCGGTTACGGTTCGATAAAAAAGTATCGTATAGAATTACTATAGAGATTAATAGGATAACAATGTCTCAAAAAACTCATCCGTTACAACGTCTTCTACAGTATGCTCGACCCTATCAAAAAACTATTGGGTTAGCAACGCTTTATTCTATTTTAAATAAAGTGTTTGATTTGGCTCCTCCAGTGTTAATTGGATGGGCCGTTGATGTGGTGATTAACCCGAATACGTCTTTTTTAGTCAACTGGGGAATTCAAGGAGCGTTTAATCAACTGTTAGTTTTATCAATATTAAGTTTCATTATTTGGACTTTAGAATCTTTATTTGAATATGCGTATAAAATCCTCTGGCGCAATTTAGCCCAAACCTTACAACATGATTTAAGATTAGAAGCTTACGGACATTTACAAGAATTAGAATTAGCCTATTTTGAAGAACGCAGTAGTGGCAGTTTAATGGCTATTTTAAATGATGATATTAATCAGTTAGAACGATTTTTAGATATTGGGGCGAATGAAATTATCCAAGTCATTACAACGGTAATTGTAATTGGGGCAGCCTTTTTTATTTTAGCCCCAGGTGTGGCTTGGTGGGCAATGTTACCGATGCCGTTTATTGTTTGGGGTTCGGTTTGGTTTCAAAAATTACTCGCCCCTCGTTATGCCGATGTTCGGGAAAAAGTGAGCTTACTGAATGGACAATTAGCCAATAATTTAGGCGGAATTACAACCATTAAAAGCTTTACCGCAGAACAATATGAAATTCAACGGATTACCTATCATAGTGAAGCTTATCGCCAAAGTAATAAACGGGCAATTACCTTATCTTCGGCTTATGTTCCCGTGATTAGAAGTTTAATTTTATTTGGATTTATTGCCACTTTACTCTTAGGCGGATTACAAGTTACTTCAGGACAATTAGCCGTTGGAACCTATAGCGTTTTAGTGTTTATTACCCAACGGTTATTATGGCCGTTAACCCGGTTAGGAGATACCTTTGATCAATATCAACGGGCGATGGCTTCTGTTAACCGGGTAATGAATTTATTAGATACACCGATTGAAATTCATCCGGGTGATATTCCTCTTCCAATTAATTCTGTGCAGGGAGAAATTGAATTTAAAAACATCTATTTTTCCTATAAAAATCGCTATCCCGTCATTCAAGATTTATCCCTCAAAATTCCGGCGGGTAGAACCATTGCCATTGTCGGTTCTACGGGATCGGGAAAAAGTACCTTAGTGAAATTATTATTACGATTGTATGAAATTAATGCGGGTGTTATTACCTTAGATGGCATTGAATTAGATCGGTTAAGGTTAGAAGATTTACGGCAAGCTATCGGGTTAGTCAGTCAGGATGTTTTCTTATTTCATGGAACCGTAGCCGAAAATATTGCCTATGGAACCTTTGATGCGTCGTTAACTGATATTATAGAAGCGGCAAAAGTGGCAGAAGCTGATGAATTTATTAACGATTTACCGTTAGGATATGATACAATAGTCGGAGAACGGGGTCAGAAATTATCCGGCGGACAACGACAACGAATTGCCATCGCCAGAGCCGTATTAAAAAATCCCCCGATTTTAATCTTAGATGAAGCCACATCGGCCGTCGATAATGAAACCGAAGCCGCCATTCAACGTTCCTTAGAAAAAATTACCAAAAATCGCACCACAATTGCCATCGCCCATCGCCTTTCAACGGTTAGAAATGCCGATTGTATTTATGTGATGGAACAAGGTAAATTAGTGGAATCAGGAACCCATGAAAACCTTTTAGAAGCACCCGGTATTTATGCGGGGTTATGGCGGGTGCAGTCCGGTTTAAATTAGCCCATGAAACAGGCATCTTGCCTGTTAACTTAACGAGAAGCAACCAGGAAATGCTAGAATAATCAGTGATTTATTCAAACCCTTTAAATTTTCGTAACCATATCCTGTTCTTGCCATGTTAAAAGCTCTGTTGGGTGATCCGAATGCGCGTAAACTTAAAAAATATCAGCCTCTTGTCACAGATATCAACATTTTAGAGGAAGAAATTCAAAGCCTCTCGGATGATCAGCTTCGGGCGAAGACAGGAGAATTTAAAGAAAAATTAGCCAAAGCTCGAAACCGAGACGACGAAAATCAAATTCTCGATGAAATTCTCCCCGAAGCCTTTGCAGTAGTTCGAGAAGCCGGAAAGCGAGTTTTGGGGATGCGACACTTTGACGTCCAACTGTTAGGCGGTATTATCTTACACACTGGGCAAATTGCCGAGATGAAAACAGGGGAAGGTAAAACCCTGGTTTCCACCCTTCCCGCCTATCTCAACGCCTTAACGGGAAAAGGAGTCCACGTCATCACCGTTAACGATTATCTCGCCCGTCGGGACGCGGAATGGATGGGACAAATCCATCGTTTCCTCGGCTTGAGTGTAGGGCTCATCCAGCAAGAGATGAGCCCCGATGCCCGTAAGAAAAACTACAACTGTGATGTTACCTACGGGACAAACAGTGAAATGGGGTTTGACTACCTGCGGGACAACATGGCAACTTCAATGGATGAAGTGGTGCAGCGCCCCTTTAACTATTGCATTATTGATGAAGTAGACTCGGTTTTAGTCGATGAAGCTCGGACACCGTTAATTATTTCCGGTCAAGTGGAACGTCCGAGTCAAAAATATATGCGGGCGGCGGAAGTTGCCCAAATGATGCTAAAAGAAGAACATTATGAAGTGGATGAAAAAGGCCGTAATGTTCTGATGACCGATGAAGGGTTTGCCAAAGCAGAAGAACTATTTGGGGTTCAAGATTTATATGATCCTAATGATCCTTGGGCGCACTTTGTTTTTAATGCCTTAAAAGCCAAAGAATTATTTATTAAAGACGTTAACTATATTGTTGGCAATGGGGAAGTGATCATTGTTGATGAATTTACTGGGCGGGTAATGCCCGGTCGTCGTTGGAGTGATGGCTTACACCAAGCGATTGAAGCGAAAGAACGGGTGGATATTCAACCGGAAACTCAAACTTTAGCCACGATTACCTATCAAAATTTCTTCCTATTATATCCGAAATTATCGGGGATGACCGGAACCGCAAAAACCGAAGAAGCGGAATTTGAACGCATCTATAATTTGCAAGTTACTATTATTCCGACTAACCGGGTTACAGGACGGCAAGATTTGCCCGATGTGGTGTATAAAACTGAAGACGGAAAATGGACTTCTATTGCGGAAGAATGCGCCGATTTGCATAAAGAAGGTCGCCCAGTTTTAGTCGGAACTACTAGCGTTGAAAAATCAGAAATTCTCTCAAATTTATTACAACAACGCAAAATTCCCCATAATTTATTAAATGCTAAACCGGAAAACGTAGAACGGGAATCAGAAATTATTGCCCAAGCCGGACGCAAAGGGGCGGTAACTATTTCAACTAACATGGCCGGACGGGGTACGGATATTATTTTAGGGGGAAATGCGGAATTTATGGGGCGGCTAAAAATGCGCGAGTATTTGATGCCAAAAATTGTTAAACCCGATGATGAGCGAGAATTAGCCGTCGTGGGTGTACCCGGTAGTCGTCGCCCCCCCGCCCAGGGATTTGATATGAGTAAAAAACCGAAAACCTGGAAAGTTGCAACCCAATTATTCCCCACAGAATTATCGAAATCTACTGAACAAAAGCTAAAAGAAGCGGTTGATTTTGCCGTTTCTGTGCATGGAGAACGCAGTTTACCGGAGTTACAAGCAGAGGATTTATTAGCGGTGGCGTCCGAAAAAGCCCCCACTTCTGATCCGGTAATTCAGAAACTCCGTGAGGTGTATAATTTGATTGTTAAAGAGTACGAAAACTTCACCAAACGGGAACATGAAGAAGTGGTGGAATTGGGCGGACTTCATGTGATTGGCACAGAACGCCACGAGTCTCGACGCATTGACAACCAACTGCGGGGACGGGCTGGACGACAAGGTGACCCCGGTTCAACACGGTTTTTCCTGAGTTTACAGGATAACTTATTACGGATTTTTGGCGGTGATCGGGTTGCGGGATTAATGGATGCTTTTAATGTGGATGAAGATATGCCCATTGAGTCTCGATTATTAACGCGATCGCTCGAAAATGCCCAACGAAAAGTTGAAACTTACTATTACGATATTCGTAAACAAGTCTTTGAATATGACGAGGTAATGAACAATCAACGGCGGGCAATTTATGCGGAACGTCGCCGGGTTTTAGAAGGGCAAGATTTGAAAGAACAAGTGATTAAATATGGCGAACAAACGATGGATGACATCGTAGAAGCTTATATTAATCCTGATTTACCGTCGGAAGAATGGGATTTAGAAAATTTAGTCAGTAAATCAAAAGAATTTGTTTATCTTTTAGCCGATTTAACTGCCGATCAATTGGTAGATTTATCGGTGGATGAAATTAAAACTTTCCTTCATGAGCAGTTACGCAATGCCTATGATATTAAGGAAGCGCAAGTGAATCAAATTCGCGCCGGGTTAATGAGGGAAGCAGAGCGCTTTTTTATTCTGCAACAAATTGATACTCTGTGGCGGGAACATTTACAACAAATGGATGCGCTGCGTGAGTCTGTTGGTTTGCGGAGTTATGGACAAAAAGACCCCTTAATCGAATACAAGAGCGAGGGCTATGAATTGTTCTTAGATATGATGACGGATATTCGCCGAAATGTCATCTATTCCATGTTCCAATTCCAGCCTCAACCGATGACCGTTTAGGGGTTTAGGTCGGTTTTAGAATTTCTTAATATGGACATTCATCACTTTTTTCTTGACATCCCAAAATTATCGTGTATATTTGAGGAGTGTGAGGAGTGAGGTCTGAAAAGAAAAAGCACTTGGGGTCGAAACTCGGCCAGACTCCCAGGTGCTTTTTCTATTAATAATTTTGCCCAAAAACCGCCTGCAATCTAATCAAGTTAACGACTAACTTGCGGATCTGCAATATATTCAAAATCGGGTTCAGAATTCCAAGGGCCGCGACTATCTTGACCGTTACTAGAGAGATTATAGTAAATATTAACCGTATCGTCCGGTTTAATATTTCCAAATAACGGATCTGTTAATTTCCCTAAGGAATCTAAGGCTTTCATAAACATTTTGGTATGGGAAATTTCACGGGTCAATAAATACACTAAGGTGTCTTTTGTACCGGGGTCAGGTGCTAATTTAATTAACTCTTCATAGGTTTGTCGAGCTCCCGCTTCCGCCCCAATATTAGCGCGTAAATCTCGAACCACATCCCCTCCTTCATTCACATAGGCGGCTGTCCAAGCTTGACCTTGAGAATCTAATAAATGGGGGCCCATTCCTCGAACGGTAAATAAGGTACTTTTAAACGCTTCTGTTTGATCAACATTTTTTGTATGGGCTTCTATCAGTTTGCCTACCATTTCTAAATGCCCAAATTCTTCAAGGGCAATATCTTGAAGCATATCTCGAATACCGGGATTTTCCACATGAAACGATTGTACCCAATATTGCAAAGCTGCTGTTAACTCCCCCGTTGCTCCCCCAAATTGTTCGAGAAGTAATTGGGCAAAACGAGGATTCGGTTCATCAATATTGATTCCTTTTTCAATGGGTTCTTTCTTATGAAAAAACATGAAATTCTCCTAATTGAATCAGCCAATAAAATTCAGAAATCACATTAAAAATTGCTAAAATGTGTTCTATCTATGAAGTAGTGTATCAACTTCCTCTTGACCTAACCTCTGTCTCAATACCGAGTTAAAATTTTTTTTATTTATACCCAATGAAAGAGGGGATCTTTAATTCATCGCCGCTTGGTAATACGGTCTTGAGAGGGGTAATTTCTAAGGTAGATCTCCGGGTTCAGAATTAGGTTTTCCTTCCTTTAGTGCTAAAAACATTGAACCCCAAACATAAAAAATTCCCGTGACTAATAACAGTAACATTAATGGGGTTAAGCCTGCAAACGGAGTGATCGCTAACATTAATAACAAACTGAACATTAATAGAGGAAATGCTTGATTTTTCATTGATATTTCTCCTAAATTTCCTATTAGTGTGTCTAGCCTGAATCAAATTTTCCTCTATCCGAGTGTTGAATTTTGTATTTGGGATCTATCTTTAAAGTAACTTTTGTAGAGCTTGAAGCAACCCTAAACAAGTTGCACAACACTATTATTTTGTCAATGTGTAAGTCCTAGAATTGTAAAATTAAGAGAGTTTGTTATAAATCTTAAATTTAATTAATTATTCTTTTTTATTGTCCCTAGGGTATAAATTTGTTCCTGTCCTCAAATCACGCTAGAATAGAACTACTCCGCTATAATTCTACTTCTCCCGAAGATCACCCGTGAAACTATCAGGTTGATATAAGTTCTGTCCCTAAAATAACTCACAGAACTTAGTCCTTTAAGGGGTGTAGCAACTCTCATCTCTAGGTTATATTGATCTTTTTATTTATCACTAAAGCTTAACAAACTCATTTTAAATCAGTGCATAAGGAAACCAATATGATTGCTTTGCCGGGATATCAAATTTTAGCACAAATCTATGAAAGTATTAACTCGGTTGTTTATCGAGCCATTCGAGAAAAAGATAATTTACCTGTTATTTTGAAAGTGCTCCAGGGAGAATTCCCCTCACAGTCCGATCTCCAAAAATATGAGCGAGAATATAAAATCCTACGCTGCTTTAATTTAGAAAGTGTTATTAAAGTTTATGAACTTCAAACCTATCAAAATACTTTAGTTATGGCTTTAGAAGATTTTGGCGGAGAATCGTTAAAAATCTTATTGGCAACTCAAAAATTTACCTTATTAGGATTTCTCAATATCGCCATCAAAATTGCCCAAGGATTACGAGAAATTCATGCAGCCAACTTAATTCATAAAGATATTAATCCCTCTAATATTGTTTTTAATCCTGCCACAGGACAAGTTAAATTAATTGATTTTAGTATTTCTAGTGGATTAACTCAGGACTCTTTACGTCTGCATCCCCCCCAAAATTTAGAAGGAACCCTCGCCTATATTTCACCCGAACAAACCGGCCGGATGAATCGTTCTGTTGATTATCGCACGGATTTCTATTCTTTGGGTGCAACCTTCTATGAACTATTAACTCAACAGGTTCCCTTTCCGACGGGTGATGCCATGGAAGTTGTTCATGCTCACCTGGCTAAACAACCGATTCCACCCCATGAAATTAACCCCGAAATTCCCCCGATTATTTCTGAAATTGTCTTAAAATTATTATCAAAAACTGCCGAAGAACGTTATCAAAGTGCCTGGGGATTAATTGCCGATTTAGAAAAGAGTTTA is from Planktothrix sp. FACHB-1365 and encodes:
- a CDS encoding sulfite exporter TauE/SafE family protein, whose product is MIIDLLLIGALGFLGSFGHCLGMCGPLTVAFSFSDESLPTRKIPFQFYLLLNLGRILSYAFVGALIGGVGSVLIASGQMAGIGSFFRQGIAILTGILLIILGLAQINPTIFHRFPIIHPLSPQNLHHHLSKLMVNVSLQQHFFTPLLLGLIWGFIPCGFLYTAQIKAAETGNIGWGILTMLAFGIGTFPTMLGVGILTEKFTADRRSQLFRLGGWITLLIGILTLLRTGNHVDYSGYGSLICLIVALIARPISRLWSQPLKYRRVFGVGAFVLAVVHTVQMLDHTFQWNLTGFDFMIPQHQGGIIAGGLAFVLMLPPAITSFDKIQNQLGIVWRRIHLLAVPAFILAVIHTLLIGSNYLGGFELTLMIKIRVALLLLLSLVVLLIRYQTIWSFFGLKKLYVAPLKQK
- a CDS encoding mannose-1-phosphate guanyltransferase — its product is MRAVLMAGGSGTRLRPLTCDLPKPMVPILNRPIAEHIINLLKEHNIIEIVATLHYLPDVMREYFHDGSDLGVQITYAVEEDQPLGTAGCVKNIAELLDQTFLVISGDSVTDFDLTAAIEFHRRKQSKATLILTRMPNPMEFGVVITDENQRIRRFLEKPATSEVFSDTVNTGTYILEPEVLDYLPFDQECDFSQDLFPLLLEKDEPMYGFIANNYWCDIGHLDIYREAHYDVLMGKVKLKIPYPESSPGLWVGENTYIDETAQIETPVLIGRNCRIGARAQIEAGTVIGDNVTIGADANIKRPIIWNGAIIGDDAHLRACVIARGARVDRRAHVLEGAVVGSLSSVGEEAQISPGVRVWPSKKIESGATLNINLIWGNTAQRNLFGQRGVQGLANIDITPEFAVKLGAAFGSTLKPGSTVAVSRDQRPISRMVTRSLVAGLMSVGIDIINLDATAIPITRTAIPSLKVAGGIHVRLSPERADYLLIEFLDHKGINITKAKEKKIEGAYFKEDLRRAQIPEIGNVSYTIDLLDIYSISFGKHINPEVLRYSNAKVVIDYVYAVSGAILPQLLAKFGCDAVVLNASLNHTALSVPERENLLDQLGRVVEALRANFGAQVYANGEQFMLVDETGSPIRGEILTSLMVNMVLTSHPRSTVVVPVHTSAAIEQIARRYDAKVIRTKANPTALMEACHRNPNVVLGGSGDMGFIFPQLHPGFDAMFSIAKIIEMLTTQERSLTQVRADLPHVVHRRFTVRCPWTIKGGLMRHLVETHSPENLELIDGVKLINYQDDNWVLILPDAGEPLVHIFANSVDRDWVDTTLREYRNLVHEFVNQSQGMEHPDDV
- a CDS encoding ABC transporter ATP-binding protein, with the translated sequence MSQKTHPLQRLLQYARPYQKTIGLATLYSILNKVFDLAPPVLIGWAVDVVINPNTSFLVNWGIQGAFNQLLVLSILSFIIWTLESLFEYAYKILWRNLAQTLQHDLRLEAYGHLQELELAYFEERSSGSLMAILNDDINQLERFLDIGANEIIQVITTVIVIGAAFFILAPGVAWWAMLPMPFIVWGSVWFQKLLAPRYADVREKVSLLNGQLANNLGGITTIKSFTAEQYEIQRITYHSEAYRQSNKRAITLSSAYVPVIRSLILFGFIATLLLGGLQVTSGQLAVGTYSVLVFITQRLLWPLTRLGDTFDQYQRAMASVNRVMNLLDTPIEIHPGDIPLPINSVQGEIEFKNIYFSYKNRYPVIQDLSLKIPAGRTIAIVGSTGSGKSTLVKLLLRLYEINAGVITLDGIELDRLRLEDLRQAIGLVSQDVFLFHGTVAENIAYGTFDASLTDIIEAAKVAEADEFINDLPLGYDTIVGERGQKLSGGQRQRIAIARAVLKNPPILILDEATSAVDNETEAAIQRSLEKITKNRTTIAIAHRLSTVRNADCIYVMEQGKLVESGTHENLLEAPGIYAGLWRVQSGLN
- a CDS encoding class I SAM-dependent methyltransferase, with protein sequence MTKSSNPSNFFNLSVGSDPLETAIATVAHRFNREYQGGAFDLPPEVETLEIFRDRMAGTLAEKITSPFWEIAKPHKNQRCLDIGCGVSFLIYPWRDWEALFYGQEISTVAKDALNVRGPQLNSKLFKGVTLAPGHQLQYEAHQFDLAIATGWSCYYPLSYWELVLKEVKRVVKPGGDFVFDVLIPDAELSEDWAILETYLGTEVFLEPLENWETIIKATGAKLLKRKPGTLFQLYKIRF